In Lathyrus oleraceus cultivar Zhongwan6 chromosome 2, CAAS_Psat_ZW6_1.0, whole genome shotgun sequence, the DNA window TCTAACAAGCTCGGTGGTGATTTGTGGTTGAATAATGGACGGCGACGGTTCTTCGTTAAACGATGAAACCACGAACTAGCATCAACCGAAAAATTGGAAGGTAGAAAGAGTTAGTTCTTAAACGATGAAACCACGAACTGGAAATTGAAAGGATGAACCCTAGAATCAACCGATTACCTGAGAGAAAGATGAACCCTAGCGGAGTAACGTTGCTGTTTGTGCGTATGAATCTCACGAAGAAGTGGAACTAATGAATTGAGATTTGAGACTGAGAGAGAGTCTTGGTTTTTTGTTAGTTCTCTGTGGATACATCGAATATTTTGTGCGTATGAAAAAGTGAGATTCATACCACATCTCTAACTATAGGAATGAACCTTAGATTTCTGTTTAGATTGGGCCTAGCCATAAAAATAACCTTAGATTCGGTCGGATTCGGTTTCCGACGGGCCCAAAACCAATCTCCGAATCCGACCGCACAAACCCGTAAAAACCTCTTGCTACTTTCCAACCTAACCCACCAACCGACTAAACCCGAACGGTGTCTCAAATTTTGGATCGGAACGGTCGGATACCGTCGGGTGGTTGCATTATGTCCACCCCTAGGTAGACTGATGCAACATTATACGCTCTTAAATATGCTGCTTAACTATATATACAATTATTAGGTGATTATGATGGATAAAATTGACAGGACTAGTCTATGGTATGCAACTTAAGGTAATGTTTAAATTTCCTGAGAGGTATTGTGTATGATGCCATTACTAATATTTGATGCTTCCCTAATATTTTGAGCAAGATCAACTTATTGTATATTATATTACTTAAAAATAAATGTGTTAAGGACCGCCATTGCTTACAACTATCGCCATCCTTGTGCATGAGATTGATATACTTTCAATAAGCTCCTCTCATTATTTATTTCAGAAATAAAAGACCCTCTGGTTAATACTACTGCTAACAGGGATAATGTATATTAGTAACAAGTAAATTTATCTGATCCTTATTCTGAATTTATATTTAACGGCACAATAGTATAGTTACATCATTTAATCACAGGTTAAATTGATACTGGTATCATGTTATCTGATATACAACAGAAGGCTAAAGAACAAATGTCTCTTATATtaacatcaaacttcaaataCAACACACAATAATCTGGATTATTGATGAAAATATATTGGCACTGAAACCAAACTGTGAAAGGTCTAGATACAAGGCGTCATACTAGTCAACACAAGCTTGTATAGTTTTAAGGCATGCAAATGTAACTAAAGATTTGTACATAAGCTTATAACTGTGCTTAACTGCTTCTCCCTTAATCTGAATCTTTGTGTATTAGGTGTCGTGCCGCCCGAGAAGTAGAGTAAGTTGAGATTGCAGAGCCAGTAACACTTAGTGAGTGTTTTGCAAACCCAAAGCTCTTCCTAGTTATCAGCCACACAGTATAGAAGAATCCAATCCAGCCTGGTTCACGTTGATTTCCATGTACAAGGAACAATACAGTGTTATCCCACAGAACAAAAAAATGAAACAGGTCGAGAAACATTATAGAAATTCATCAAGGAATGTCAAATTGCAGAAATTATAGATGACAACCTTATGGCTATCTTCTTATAAATAGTCTATGGTGGTTTGCTGAAATTTTAAAGGAACGTCATCACCGACAATGTTAGTTTATAGCAACTGCTTCAGACGGATAAGAATATCAACACCTGTGTAGGGGACCATACAACATTAAAGTGTGGGAATGGACGCTCCATTTCCCCCCTCATCTTCTATCATGTGTATTCAATCCCATGGCCCTTAAATATCCGTAGACTTTTTACTCCTATTTTTTATATAAAAACTCATCTCACATTTCTATTCAAGAGTTCACATTTCATCATTCTCTCTTGTGAATGGAGAATTTATTCCATTAGGGGTTCAGGAGGACAACAAACTAGCATCACTGCTTTTACCCTGGAAAGATCAATAAACTACTAATCATTATTGTGTTGTGACATATAGTGCCTGCCTTATTGCCACAAAAGGAGGCAGTTTATATGATTCCGTATCTTATGTCTATCGTTGTATTTAAACTCTTGATTTCACACCACTAATAAAAGTTTTCAAAACAATGTAGTAGCAAAAGAACACCAAAACCTCATACACTATATCTAGACAAGAAAAAAAAGAGGAGGAAGCCAGGCAATTTGTTACCTGAGGTAATCAGAACAGCCACAATTGTCCAAAATGTAGTAACAGAAATCACAAATATGGCTATTGATAGTGCTCCAATGTATATAGCAGTAGCACAGACAAAGAAAAAAGCCAAGAACCCTCCAGCTGCAGCTAAAGACATGAGCAGCGATATGACAATGGCATTTATGGTTGCGGCCTGAAAGAAAAGCATAAACACAAGCAGTCCTGTAAGAGAAACAAAAGTAATCGTCCCAACCTGCAGCAAAATAGAAAAACAAATCAGTCACATTCCAAGTAAGGATAAATTTTTCCTTCACCTTTTCCTTGATATGTATATCATACAAATATACAAAGCTAATAGTTTGTTGCCTAAAAAGTCTATCCAGCATGCATATAATATCATATCAAAAGACTTTATTTTGTGCTTTTGGAAAACCTAGAAAGGTAAAAATTATGAAActatattaaataatatttaatttatatgCATTGTCGGTGAAAAAGATTTTGTCAGTGTAAGGAAATTTTACCGTGTCAAACAATCATTAGAAACATTTGGCTTTATCATAACAAATTATAAAGGCGCACACATTTGGTTGTGATTTGTTGATGGTGTATGAAAATTAAACTCTTATAATTACTATAATCCCAATTCTAATTTGAATTTTACACATGAAACAACAAAATACACAATTTCTGTTAAATTTAGGGGATGAAAACAAGTTCAAATACAGACAAATTTTTAAAAGCAACAATGGAAAAAATTTAAACCTAATTATGATCATAACAAGACTAGAATCATAAAAAATTCTTACATCCTTGGAAATCTAATGATTCAACCCTAAATGTGAACACAATCCAAGTCACATGCATGTTACTTAACCACGCTACTATTTGATTAGTTTAATAATTTCATCTTAGATTGATATATTTTATTCAATcattatattatatttatatagATAAATAATGTATGCCTTATTTACTCTCTATCGTCTAATTTACAAAGTTGAAAACAGAACatgataattttttttttataaatctttaaattaaaaaaatcatgaaaaattatGCATAAACAAAGGAACCAAACAATGAAACAATCCAAGGTGAAAATCAACTACAAACAGATTCATATGCAAAATTAGCGAAGAGAAAAACAAAATTAATTCGAAAGACATGCATAAAAGAATTGAAATCACATCGAGATCTATAAAGAGTTGAAGATTCTTCAAACAGTACGAAAACTCGATTCAATCAATAATTCAAGATCATGAAATTGAACTTTTCCTTACAGAGATAACGAGGAGGGCGCGGAGAGGACTTCCGCGGCGAGTCCAGAGGAGAACATCGTGCGCGGAGTTTCTAGAAGCTTCTGGAATGAGACAAGCGTTCTCCGCGACGGAGTTTTTAATCCGGCGAAGAAAGGAATTACCGTCGGCAGGTTCCGGAAAAAGTATGCCGGAAGCGAGACGGTTAAGGACCTCCGGCAAGGTTTGTGTAACTGATTTAGCTTTTCTGTAGTTCAGATTTTCTGATTCTTCTTCTTGTTGTTCCACGTGGACGAGGTTGCCGTTGGAGTTCTCCGCCATTTTCAGTTACAGTGATGAGTCAGCAACATGGAGCGAATGAAGAAAGTGTGTTAACGAATGAGATTATATTGCTTTGCACCTAGTGGGTCCCGGATTTGATTTTATttctcatcatcatcatcatcgtatattgaatatttttattttattttattgcaAGCGAGTCCTCCTTTATTTTATGGCAGGTGGGAGGACTGAATAAGGAATAGCGACAACTAAGCACGTCGGCAGCTCATTTTGTATCTTTATAATCCGCGTGGACGGTTAGGATTTATACAATATTCGCTTCTTTTTGAAGAAAGGGTATCATGAAATGTCTTTTGCATGCAATTTCATAAATTAATTTTTTGATCTACTAATATTCATAATAAACAATAGAATTCTGTCATAAATTTTTTAATACAACCATATtttataattatatattaaatttctaattaaattgaaaaaaatatttACGACACATAAAAAGAATGAGACACACATATCATAAATATATATTAGTTTATTTACTTTTATATTTTCAATTATTATTTGGACGAGTCTAAATATTTTGGTTTGAGGTTTTGATGTGTTTGAGTTGTTATAGAAAGAAGAGCAAATATTTAATGTGGTTTTTGTAAAAGCAAACTTTTTTAATAGTAAAGTAATAGTATTAATCCATAAATGAATAATTTAGGAGAATTATATTTGACACTCCAAAATTTATACTTGACACCCCACTTAGAATTTAATATTAACAAAGAAGATTTGAAAAATCATAGGTAAAAAAGGTTGAAAACCTAGGAATGATTATAACATTCAAGAATTGTTTTATACCATTATATTAGATTTTCAGctaataaaaaaatgaataaagaATGTCAATGAAAATATATTTATTGTTTGTTGTAAATCATGAAGTGTTTTAAAAAGCTATAATGATGAAGCGTCAACATACTAATAACGAGGGATCGACCAAGTTGTCGACATAGGGAAATATAGTTTGGAGGAATTTCAGAGATAAATCCACAAGATCAGAATCACTTGGAAACATGTCCAAAATCTCGAAAAAGGTAGTCGACAGAGACCTTTATTTCAGCAAGAAGATCAGTCGACTGAACCACCTAAGGTTGAAAGACTTAGTAAATTTACAAGTCCATAGTCCTTAGTAGGCAACATCGATagtgtaacaacccaattttagtatttatttcttatattattattattttattttattttattttattttatttatttggagtgttaattaattaattggttgttaggtagtataataattgattatattaattaattgggtgtgtatactgtgttggtttaatttatttgaactaaatagagatattataatactaggtcttattgggcctaataattaaattagaggtatcattctttaagcccaaatataatactagaatagtaagaggtgaggagagtgagaagtaggattcatttggtcatttgacggcaacagagaaagaaaagaggaaaagtaaggagaagaggggaagaacaagagagaaactaaggtttccagaaaattgaagaggtaagggggagaatccttattattatgggttagtataatttggtcaatgggtagaaatatgtttaggttgaaatccctaatttttatggttttgggaattgttaggttttgatgaaTAATCTTTGATTTGTGATGATTAATTGCGTTTGGAATGGATATATGGATGGAATTGAGTGATAGATTGAGAAGCCACTTATTTTATTAAATTCTATTACATACAGGTAACGTTAAGAAAAATTCCAATTTTAGGCTGagtaaccggttaccccaaaGGTGTTAACCGATTACATGCGAAACATGAGCCAGGAATTTAATTCTGTTTACTGAGTAACCGGTTACTctaaaagcgttaaccggttaccatgTTGAAAATCTGCCCAATATTGAATTCTGTAAACTGAGTAACGAGTTACTctaaaagcgttaaccggttacttacTTAAAAATCTGCCCAGAATTGTATTCTGTTTTCAGGATAACCGGTTACCCCAAATACGTTAACGGGTTACTTAGTTAAAAATCTGCCTAGGAATTGAattctgttaaactgagtaacgggttacccaaaatgcgttaaccggttacttgctgttgaaaaagggaaaattgaggattttaaatgctgtaatcattttgaaatgaaatctaagtgtgcgtatttgataattagtttatatatgtgaatagtatatttgttatgaatgtgtatatgtaccattggtggataattcatagagttgaattatggtgatatgtggaatgttaagatggtagagatgatcttaattgtatatgttgttggtatttgtacattcattcatggcatggtcggctttatggtgaaagcggtgaaactgtgggttcacatggtaatagacgttgatccttaattggaaataggcgtagcagacgttgatccttaattggaaatagacgtagtggcttggactctagatattgaatcggaaagcggtgaaactgtgggttcacatggtaataggcgttgatccttgaatggaaataggcgtaatagacgttgatccttaattggaaatagacgtagtggctttgatcttatccggatcggaagcgtggcttggattctagatattgaatcggaaagcggtgaaacgttggattcacattgcggtaccacatgcatagagtcacatgtcttgcattgagtcacattagagttatgtgataattgaatgtatgcattgatgtgattgtgatgtgtgtatgagatatggtaattgaatttggtgatgtttggatacataacttggcgaaatatgtgattatgtgatgattgtagttatgtgtatatttgggaatatagtattggattttaatattatactccttgagttttgatggatgtttgaaacatgtgaaataaatgttggttggtattatttacatggttatacaaggtgtgatgaattccgttaattgttgatttaatcattaTGCTATATTATACTtctgcataatgatttgaattctcacccttctatttgaatgttgcctttacatgggcatcgtgcagatactaaagagtagtattgttgaagtaagtggacggtagctcactcgagatttagccAGAGAGTTTCTGTGTTTTGGtttagagactaggtagtgagtcaatgctctggtcatgtaacacggggtagattagtagtattgaactcatgtcgtatttggatatgtattatgttattacttgtgaacatgtttaattgcaTTTGTTGTTTGAGAGGCctagtgccaaatattctggatatggttttattttaccttgaggagattattgagagatgatcatggtatgggacatggatcatttttatgaaatacatgagtattcattattttccgctgcgaacgcatattaTTGACGACTCATGATATTTGAAgtgtgttattttaaatgaccaggtggattgtatactgatgatgaacgat includes these proteins:
- the LOC127117731 gene encoding uncharacterized protein LOC127117731; protein product: MAENSNGNLVHVEQQEEESENLNYRKAKSVTQTLPEVLNRLASGILFPEPADGNSFLRRIKNSVAENACLIPEASRNSAHDVLLWTRRGSPLRALLVISVGTITFVSLTGLLVFMLFFQAATINAIVISLLMSLAAAGGFLAFFFVCATAIYIGALSIAIFVISVTTFWTIVAVLITSGWIGFFYTVWLITRKSFGFAKHSLSVTGSAISTYSTSRAARHLIHKDSD